A single Candidatus Neomarinimicrobiota bacterium DNA region contains:
- a CDS encoding Rieske 2Fe-2S domain-containing protein, whose protein sequence is MGKDKSKKTQSRRTFLDWALRGGLTAWFGSMAYPVFKYMIPPDAPELNINRIEVGTLADFPLGSSKIIRMGRKPVLILRKKDGNFKALEATCTHLDCTVQFKRETEQVWCACHNGFYDVEGRNVSGPPPRPLGRFNVVLKDDKVIITKPDLI, encoded by the coding sequence ATGGGAAAGGATAAATCAAAGAAAACACAAAGTCGGCGGACTTTTCTCGATTGGGCATTGAGAGGTGGGCTAACTGCTTGGTTTGGAAGCATGGCATATCCTGTTTTCAAATATATGATTCCACCCGATGCGCCCGAACTAAATATTAACAGAATTGAAGTGGGAACCTTGGCTGATTTTCCCCTCGGTTCATCAAAAATTATACGAATGGGTAGAAAACCTGTTTTAATTCTTCGGAAGAAAGACGGCAATTTTAAAGCCTTGGAAGCAACCTGTACACATTTAGACTGTACCGTCCAATTTAAAAGAGAAACGGAACAAGTATGGTGTGCTTGCCATAACGGTTTTTATGATGTTGAGGGTCGCAATGTTTCAGGACCGCCTCCTCGTCCTCTTGGAAGATTTAACGTAGTTCTTAAAGATGATAAAGTTATCATTACAAAGCCGGATTTAATTTGA
- a CDS encoding cytochrome C: protein MKKILLIPVVFILTSSAFADTCVECHTKITPGVVTDWEISRHFDEEVGCESCHGEGHNTMDDFALTEIPTAETCASCHEDQVGQYKKGKHSFAWAALKAMPTTHFKPMELIDGGKGCGGCHKIGIKSDDDIKQLKADGHIFGYSSCDACHTRHVFSLEEARQPQACQTCHMGFDHPQWEMYSSSKHGVRYLLKQNGILPKETSAPTCQTCHMQDGNHEVRTAWGFLAVRTNGLAPYPGESDEWWADRVTILQALGVLDPEGKPTARLEVVDKAQVARLTAEGFDKERDKMIAICGECHSENFARGELEKGDEIIRRGDELLAEAIRIIADLYKDKLLEKPDHYAYDFPDLLAFHDAPTPIEQTLFVMHLKHRMRLFQGAFHNNPDYTLWYGWNEMVMDLTEIKHMAAEIREDSGG, encoded by the coding sequence ATGAAAAAAATCTTATTAATCCCCGTGGTATTCATTTTGACCAGCAGTGCTTTTGCTGATACCTGTGTGGAGTGCCATACAAAAATCACACCAGGCGTCGTCACTGACTGGGAAATCAGCAGACATTTTGATGAAGAAGTTGGGTGTGAATCATGTCATGGTGAAGGACACAATACGATGGACGATTTCGCGTTGACGGAAATTCCGACAGCAGAAACTTGTGCTTCCTGCCATGAAGATCAGGTTGGGCAATATAAAAAGGGCAAACATTCATTTGCGTGGGCTGCTTTAAAGGCTATGCCCACAACTCACTTTAAGCCTATGGAATTAATCGATGGAGGAAAAGGATGCGGTGGGTGTCATAAAATTGGAATAAAAAGCGATGATGATATAAAACAACTTAAAGCTGATGGTCATATATTTGGGTATTCATCCTGTGACGCATGCCATACGCGCCATGTTTTCTCGTTAGAAGAGGCCCGTCAGCCACAAGCATGTCAAACCTGCCATATGGGTTTTGACCATCCCCAGTGGGAAATGTATTCATCTTCAAAACATGGTGTTAGATATTTATTAAAACAAAACGGCATCCTTCCAAAAGAAACGTCAGCGCCAACATGTCAAACTTGCCACATGCAGGATGGTAATCACGAAGTAAGAACCGCTTGGGGGTTTCTTGCGGTTCGAACCAATGGTCTTGCACCATATCCGGGCGAAAGCGATGAGTGGTGGGCTGACCGAGTAACTATTTTACAGGCGTTGGGCGTGTTGGATCCAGAAGGAAAACCCACAGCAAGACTTGAGGTTGTAGATAAGGCCCAAGTGGCGCGATTAACGGCAGAAGGCTTTGATAAAGAACGTGATAAAATGATTGCCATTTGCGGCGAATGCCATTCGGAAAATTTTGCTCGGGGTGAACTTGAAAAAGGAGATGAAATAATCCGCAGAGGTGATGAATTGCTGGCAGAAGCCATCCGAATTATCGCAGATCTATATAAAGACAAACTGTTAGAAAAGCCTGATCATTATGCTTACGATTTCCCGGATTTGCTTGCATTTCATGACGCGCCCACTCCTATTGAACAAACTTTATTTGTGATGCATTTGAAGCATCGCATGCGGTTGTTCCAAGGCGCGTTTCATAATAACCCAGATTATACACTCTGGTATGGATGGAATGAAATGGTGATGGACCTCACCGAGATAAAACATATGGCGGCAGAAATTCGTGAAGATAGTGGTGGATGA